Below is a genomic region from Geothermobacter hydrogeniphilus.
TCCTCGGCAATCCGCTCGGCGAGGATATGTCCGGCACCGGCCAGCGCCGCGGCGGTATCGGCGACCTCCCTGCCGGCGTCGACGAAGGGAGCGGCGATCTCGTCCAGGCTTCCCGGCAGGGGCTGCTGCGCCCAGATAATCTCTGCCAGCGGCTCCAGGCCCCGTTCGCGGGCAATCATCGCCTTGGTCCGGCGCCGGGGCCGGTAGGGCAGATAGAGATCTTCCAGTTCGGTCTTCTGCCGACAGGCGCGGATCTTCGCCTCCAGCTCGGCGGTCAGCTTCTGCTGGTCGGCGATGCTCTTCAGCACCGTCTCGCGACGTTCTTCCAGCTCCAGCAGGTAGTTCCAGCGCTCCTCGATGGTACGGATCTGCACCTCGTCCAGCTCGCCGGTCGCCTCCTTGCGGTAGCGAGCGATAAACGGCACCGTCGCCCCCTCCCCAAGCAGCTCCACGGTTCGCGCCACTCCGCCCGCGGGCAGCGAGGTCTCTTCAATCAGCCAGGAAAGCAGCTGTTTCCGCTGCGGTTCGGTCAGTTCAATGGCCATGTTTCCTCCAGTGGTTCGGTTGTTGCGAAGGCGCGGATTTTAGCACAGGCGGGAAGAACCGGGATAAAGATATTTCAGCCTGCGGAGTTCTGATCTGCCAGCCCGAACGGGCCGGCGGACGGGTTATGACTTCTGCCTGCGTTTTGCACTGCGCACGCGATAGAGGCGTTCGGAAAAGCCCCCTTCGTTCTCAAAATCCAGGGCCAAACGCTTCACCTGGCGATCGAGAAGGTAGCAGGCCTCAGTAACGAAAGAGCGGCGTTCGCGGCCAGACAGGCAGAAGAGAGGGACCCGCACGGACGTGCAGCGACGTCCACGGACCCGGCAGGACCCGTCCACTCCTGGACAGTCCGTGTGTCTCTGTTCAGCCTCCGTGTCTGTCCCTGTTCGTCCAGGAATCTTTTCCGCTCCGCGGCAACCCAGGCCTGTACCTCTTTCAGGGTTTGCGGCTTCAGGGCTTTGAAGCGCATCAGCGCAGGGTGCTGCGGTTCCAGCATGGGCAATTCCCGCTGCCGCAGAAAATCCTCATAGTCGAGCTTCAGCTCTTCCAGGCTCGCCCGCGCCACCTGCGTCAGCTTGAGTTCGGTCTTTTTCGACGTGGCCGAAGCTTGCGAGCCCTCCGCGATGTTCTGTACCCCGCTGCGCGCCGCCTGAACCATCTGATCTTTCGTCCGACTGAAGCGGTCTATAACCTGAATCAGTGGGCTTATCACCGGCGAATAGCACAACTCATTGACCTGCCTGCGCTTCCCCAAAATCACCGGCGAACCTATGGGTGCGCCTCAGATTTTTGAAAAGCGCATTCAGGCCAAGCACCTGCACTCTTCATCCGGCATAAGCCCACTGATTCAGGTGTACTTGTCGCAGAACCGAACCGTCACATCGTAGACCAGTTGCGCCACCTGGAAGCTTTTCAGTTTGCGGTATCCACCATGTTGCGGGATCAGTCCAGACATCCGCCCCCCTCCTCCTTCGCCAAGCCTGGCATTATGTTCTACCACAAATTTTCTCTCATCTCACAACCTGGCAGCCGGGCCTTCACATCAGAGACATTGCAAAAACATCATGATTCCGGGCAAATGGACAATTGACAGACCCTGAGAAATTTTTTAGGCTGTCAAACAGCTTTCTACAGCACGCCGGGGAATCCAGGGAGGGGAATATCCACGCAGCACCCGGATCAAGTCACCTGCCAAATTCTCCATTCACAGAAACATTTCAGCTTGCGCAAACGCGACAAAGTTTGCAGTCGGAAAGGCTGAAAAGGGAACTGTTCAAGTGGTCTTCAAAATTCAGGGAGAAGAAAAGTGCCCGCACATGGCATAGGGGCACAATGATTGCCAATCCGAAATTGAAATGCCCATCATTGAACAATTAAACAACGTTCCTCTGCTACTCACACAATTGAACACCACAAAAAAGGGAAATCTCAGGCAAGCGATAAACGATATAAACAACTGTTAATTTGGGTATGAGGTAGACGATAATTTTGCCATAGAAACAGCATCTAATATTCCCACAAAATCCTTTGCAGTTAATGGATATTGATATCGGAGGGAACCGACAATGGAATCAGGGCTAAAGCTAAAACTATTCATAAGTTATTCTCATCTTGACGAAGGTCTAGTTAATGAATTTATAAAGCACATCACTCCACTAAAAAACAATGGTGTGATTGATGAGTGGTATGACAGAAAAATTTTAGGTGGTGATGATTTTCAAGATACCATTGATAACAACTTGGACAATGCAAATATTATTTGTCTTTTCATATCTAAGAATTTCATCTCTTCTAATGCGTGTATCAAGGAGAAGGAAAAAGCTTTTTACCTTAAATGCTCTAAAGGAGTCATTGTTCTTCCAATAATATTGTCTCCATGTGCATGGTTGGATGATATGGAATTAAGGAAAGTTTTAGCTTACCCAACAGACGGCAAGCCAGTTATCAGTCATTCAAATAATGATGAAGCTTGGGTTGATGTTTATAATGGACTAAAGAAAATTATCGATGAAATGTCAAAATATAAACAACTCAATCTTAAAACTGACTTCATTGAGTTCTTAAACAGCGCTGAACTTCTATCAAAAGCCCATTACAAGAAAGAGCGCATAACCCTTGATGACATTTTTATTTATCCATATTTTGAAAAATATGACTACGTCAAGGGCAATGAAAAAAAAATAAACTCAAAGGAGCTAATTGAAAAAATACTACTAATTGAAAAAATACTATTGGCTGGAGAAAATCAAGCTGGAAAAACAACTTTTTGCAAAAAAGTGTTTTCTAAGCTGCATGAACTTTCTATGGTTCCTGTTTATGTAGCAGGAGAATCAAGTAATTCATACCAAGGAAAAATCGACAACATAATTAGCAATTGCTTTTCTCAACAATATGAAGGGTTGGAGTTCAAAGAAATAGACAAGATTAAGATAGTCCCCATCCTTGATAATTTCCATTATGCAAAGGAAAAAGAAAAACACATTAAAGACCTGGAAGAGTACAAACATCAGGTGATTATCGTTGATGACATATTTGGTCTTAACTTTAAGAATGAATCAACTATAAGTGCATATTCTCACTACAAAATTCAGGAACTTTCGCCGTCTTTAAGGAATGAATTAATCAGAAAATGGGCAAGCATTGGCCAGCAAGAATTGCCATTGATTCATGAAAATGAAGTTTACAGAGAGATAGACAGCAAAGAAGAACTTATAAATACAACACTCGGGATTGTTATAGGCAATGGCATCATGCCTTCCTACCCGTTTTTTATTCTTTCTATTATTAGTACATACGATACGGCAACACCACTCAATCAGGAAATAACCTCACAGGGATATTGTTATCAAGCCCTAATATATATGTACTTAAGAAAACATGGCGTCAAAAACGAAGACATTGATATATACATCAACTTCCTGACGGAGTTTTCATATCACATATACAAAGCCAAGAAATATGAAATTCCGCAACACGAATTTGATTTATTCATGAAAGGGTACCTTGAACGTTTCAATATGCCAATTGAACAAGAGGTCCTGATTCAAAGACTGAGGTCAACGAGGATTATTAACTTAGACTCATTTATGAACTATTCATTTTGCTATCAATATATTTATTATTATTTTGTTGCAAAATATATAGCTGAAAATATCGAAGAAACAAAGGATGACTTGTGTAATATTGTTTATAATTTGCAACGAGATGAAAATGCTTATATATGCATCTTTATTACGCATCATACGCGAGATGACTTTG
It encodes:
- a CDS encoding four helix bundle protein yields the protein MILGKRRQVNELCYSPVISPLIQVIDRFSRTKDQMVQAARSGVQNIAEGSQASATSKKTELKLTQVARASLEELKLDYEDFLRQRELPMLEPQHPALMRFKALKPQTLKEVQAWVAAERKRFLDEQGQTRRLNRDTRTVQEWTGPAGSVDVAARPCGSLSSACLAANAALSLLRPATFSIAR
- a CDS encoding toll/interleukin-1 receptor domain-containing protein, with protein sequence MESGLKLKLFISYSHLDEGLVNEFIKHITPLKNNGVIDEWYDRKILGGDDFQDTIDNNLDNANIICLFISKNFISSNACIKEKEKAFYLKCSKGVIVLPIILSPCAWLDDMELRKVLAYPTDGKPVISHSNNDEAWVDVYNGLKKIIDEMSKYKQLNLKTDFIEFLNSAELLSKAHYKKERITLDDIFIYPYFEKYDYVKGNEKKINSKELIEKILLIEKILLAGENQAGKTTFCKKVFSKLHELSMVPVYVAGESSNSYQGKIDNIISNCFSQQYEGLEFKEIDKIKIVPILDNFHYAKEKEKHIKDLEEYKHQVIIVDDIFGLNFKNESTISAYSHYKIQELSPSLRNELIRKWASIGQQELPLIHENEVYREIDSKEELINTTLGIVIGNGIMPSYPFFILSIISTYDTATPLNQEITSQGYCYQALIYMYLRKHGVKNEDIDIYINFLTEFSYHIYKAKKYEIPQHEFDLFMKGYLERFNMPIEQEVLIQRLRSTRIINLDSFMNYSFCYQYIYYYFVAKYIAENIEETKDDLCNIVYNLQRDENAYICIFITHHTRDDFVLDEIILSACELFSSYQPATLSKKELHFFDEEVSSIINAVLHLPDNSPEKEREERLRAKDEAEQENQHRPPAPEVEHSDDLTLAIRKSIKTVEVMGRIIKQRAGSLKKDRLEFLFEEAMNVHLRILSYFFELIRNVDGQREIVDYISCRLEKHIEDNEGKKPLSKDQLIKISKNIFWNTNFFIICGCFEKMTHSLGSNKLTQVIDSVCNKVDTPSAFLLKHGILMWYNKNLQVDQISDKIKEDGFSETAIKVVKTMIINHCAMHSIGFRDKQKIEDKLGITAKKLLVEQSKGKALSMANKN